From the Apus apus isolate bApuApu2 chromosome 4, bApuApu2.pri.cur, whole genome shotgun sequence genome, one window contains:
- the FABP2 gene encoding fatty acid-binding protein, intestinal isoform X1, which produces MALNGTWKIDRNENYEKFMEAMGVNMMKRKLGAHDNMKLTIQQDGNNFTVKESSNFRTIEITFTLGVNFEYSLADGTELTGSWNMEGNKIVGKFTRKDNGKVLTASREVIGDELVQIYVYEGVEAKRIFKRS; this is translated from the exons ATGGCACTTAATGGTACTTGGAAAAtagacagaaatgaaaactatGAAAAGTTCATGGAGGCCATGG GTGTTAACATGATGAAAAGAAAGTTAGGAGCCCATGATAACATGAAGCTCACTATCCAACAAGATGGAAACAATTTTACTGTCAAGGAATCAAGCAACTTCCGTACCATAGAAATTACATTCACTCTGGGAGTCAATTTTGAGTACAGCCTGGCTGATGGGACTGAACTTACT GGTTCTTGGAAcatggaaggaaataaaattgtagGAAAATTTACTAGAAAAGATAATGGAAAAGTACTCACAGCATCCAGAGAAGTCATAGGTGACGAACTTGTCCAG ATCTATGTATATGAAGGAGTTGAAGCAAAGAGAATCTTCAAAAGGAGCTAA
- the FABP2 gene encoding fatty acid-binding protein, intestinal isoform X2 encodes MMKRKLGAHDNMKLTIQQDGNNFTVKESSNFRTIEITFTLGVNFEYSLADGTELTGSWNMEGNKIVGKFTRKDNGKVLTASREVIGDELVQIYVYEGVEAKRIFKRS; translated from the exons ATGATGAAAAGAAAGTTAGGAGCCCATGATAACATGAAGCTCACTATCCAACAAGATGGAAACAATTTTACTGTCAAGGAATCAAGCAACTTCCGTACCATAGAAATTACATTCACTCTGGGAGTCAATTTTGAGTACAGCCTGGCTGATGGGACTGAACTTACT GGTTCTTGGAAcatggaaggaaataaaattgtagGAAAATTTACTAGAAAAGATAATGGAAAAGTACTCACAGCATCCAGAGAAGTCATAGGTGACGAACTTGTCCAG ATCTATGTATATGAAGGAGTTGAAGCAAAGAGAATCTTCAAAAGGAGCTAA